One genomic segment of Profundibacter amoris includes these proteins:
- a CDS encoding transporter substrate-binding domain-containing protein, whose protein sequence is MKLNRRIFTLTATAALAISTSMSFAGEALDRVMAAGVLKVATDANWAPQSFINDDNKMDGFDVDVAREIAKRLGVDVEFVTPSWDVITAGRWNGRWDLSVGSMTPTKKRAEVLAFPAVYYYTPASIAVHKDSPYQKISDLNGKAVGAGTATTFELYLQHDLQIDAEGVPPFEYQLTAENKSYKDSTAAMDDLRLGDGVRLNGMVGSLPAILSAIKANYPLRVLGEPVFYEPLALAIDLGDAEFNDKLAGFVADMKTDGTLTDLSMKWYGVDYTSTAE, encoded by the coding sequence GTGAAGCGCTTGACCGCGTCATGGCGGCAGGTGTTTTGAAAGTCGCCACTGACGCAAACTGGGCGCCGCAATCGTTCATCAATGACGACAATAAAATGGATGGCTTCGATGTGGATGTGGCCCGCGAGATTGCAAAACGTCTGGGCGTTGATGTCGAATTTGTAACGCCTTCATGGGATGTTATCACTGCTGGCCGCTGGAATGGCCGCTGGGACCTGTCTGTCGGGTCAATGACACCGACCAAAAAACGCGCCGAAGTGCTGGCTTTTCCGGCTGTGTATTACTACACACCCGCGTCTATCGCCGTGCACAAAGACAGCCCTTACCAAAAGATATCCGACCTGAATGGCAAGGCCGTTGGCGCGGGCACAGCAACGACGTTCGAACTGTACCTGCAACATGATCTGCAAATTGATGCCGAAGGTGTGCCACCTTTCGAGTATCAGCTAACAGCTGAAAACAAATCCTACAAAGACAGCACTGCTGCGATGGACGACCTGCGCCTGGGTGATGGTGTTCGCTTGAACGGCATGGTTGGATCTTTGCCAGCAATCCTTTCGGCAATAAAGGCGAACTATCCGCTACGGGTGCTGGGCGAGCCGGTATTCTACGAACCGCTGGCGCTGGCAATTGATCTGGGGGATGCGGAATTCAACGACAAACTGGCCGGATTTGTGGCTGATATGAAGACTGATGGAACGCTTACCGACCTATCCATGAAATGGTACGGCGTCGATTACACCTCTACTGCCGAATAA
- a CDS encoding amino acid ABC transporter permease codes for MLFADTVVADPAVHKPKVMAIIFIIGFVIFSLMGLNDTIFGEFLRPAIGEPTESGLLGNLAIGMVISMIFTANIILIGFLPFRLQVLIVWFELLLLFLTFFYSFGLDFAFIRSKVWFMISQGVFTTLYISAISITLASIVAIFGAVAKLSSNGFAYAIASFYTSFFRGLPLLMQVYLIYLGLPQLGYVIDAVPAGILALTLCYGAYMTEIFRAGIQSINKGQWEASRSMGFKFGLTMRRIILPQAMPLIIPPTGNQFIAMLKDSSLVSVIGVWELMFLARTLGNKDFKHMEMLITAALIYWCLTMVLEVIQSRIERHYRTISH; via the coding sequence ATGCTATTTGCAGATACAGTGGTGGCCGATCCAGCAGTCCACAAGCCAAAAGTCATGGCGATTATTTTCATAATCGGCTTTGTCATATTCAGCCTTATGGGATTGAATGATACCATCTTTGGCGAGTTCCTGCGCCCGGCGATTGGCGAGCCAACGGAATCCGGCCTGCTCGGAAATTTAGCCATCGGTATGGTTATATCGATGATATTCACCGCAAACATTATTTTGATCGGTTTTTTGCCATTTCGGCTGCAGGTCCTTATTGTCTGGTTTGAGTTGCTCCTGTTGTTTTTGACGTTCTTTTACAGCTTCGGGCTGGATTTTGCCTTCATCCGCTCCAAAGTCTGGTTCATGATCTCGCAAGGCGTGTTCACCACGCTTTACATATCGGCGATATCCATCACCCTCGCCTCGATCGTGGCTATTTTCGGGGCTGTGGCCAAACTGTCGTCGAACGGGTTCGCCTATGCGATTGCAAGTTTTTACACATCGTTTTTTCGCGGTCTTCCGCTGTTGATGCAGGTCTATCTGATTTATCTGGGCCTGCCACAACTGGGCTATGTCATCGACGCGGTTCCAGCAGGCATTCTGGCGCTGACCCTGTGTTACGGCGCCTATATGACCGAAATTTTTCGCGCCGGCATCCAGTCGATCAACAAGGGACAGTGGGAAGCGTCGCGCTCCATGGGCTTTAAGTTCGGGCTGACCATGCGTCGCATCATCCTGCCCCAAGCCATGCCTTTGATTATTCCCCCCACCGGAAACCAGTTTATCGCGATGCTCAAAGACAGCTCGTTGGTGTCGGTCATCGGGGTTTGGGAATTGATGTTTCTGGCGCGTACCTTGGGCAATAAGGATTTCAAACATATGGAAATGCTGATCACCGCCGCGCTGATTTACTGGTGTCTGACGATGGTTCTGGAAGTAATCCAGAGCCGCATTGAACGCCACTATCGCACCATAAGCCATTAA
- a CDS encoding amino acid ABC transporter ATP-binding protein, producing MSEPIIQMIGVSKWYGSFRALTDIDFTVNKGDKIVVCGPSGSGKSTMIRTLNWLEAHQEGKIIVNGIEMHEKMKNVDAVRMDIGMVFQHFNLFPHMTVLENLMAGPMWVRGVKEDEARKTAMKFLDRVRIPEQAEKYPGQLSGGQQQRVANARSLCMKPKVMLFDEPTSALDPEMVAEVLDTMIELANDGMTMVCVTHEMGFAKAVADRVVFMDEGAILEESDPHSFFDNPQNPRTQNFLSQILQH from the coding sequence ATGTCAGAACCTATTATTCAAATGATCGGTGTCAGCAAATGGTATGGCAGCTTCAGGGCCCTTACCGACATCGACTTTACCGTGAACAAAGGTGACAAGATCGTGGTTTGCGGGCCGTCCGGCTCTGGTAAATCCACCATGATCCGCACCCTGAACTGGTTAGAGGCACATCAGGAAGGCAAGATCATCGTCAATGGCATCGAGATGCACGAAAAGATGAAAAACGTTGACGCGGTGCGCATGGATATTGGCATGGTGTTCCAGCACTTCAACCTGTTTCCACATATGACGGTCCTGGAAAACCTGATGGCGGGGCCGATGTGGGTGCGGGGTGTTAAAGAAGATGAAGCGCGCAAAACCGCGATGAAGTTCCTTGATCGCGTGCGCATCCCCGAACAGGCCGAAAAATATCCGGGGCAATTATCTGGCGGCCAGCAACAACGTGTGGCAAACGCACGTTCATTGTGCATGAAACCCAAAGTGATGCTGTTTGACGAGCCAACCTCGGCGCTTGATCCCGAAATGGTTGCCGAGGTTCTGGATACTATGATCGAACTGGCCAATGACGGTATGACGATGGTTTGCGTGACCCATGAAATGGGGTTCGCCAAAGCGGTTGCCGACCGCGTTGTGTTCATGGATGAAGGCGCGATTCTCGAGGAGAGTGACCCGCACAGCTTTTTCGACAACCCGCAAAACCCACGGACGCAGAACTTCCTTAGCCAGATCCTGCAACATTGA
- a CDS encoding helix-turn-helix transcriptional regulator translates to MDVLPLPDKIINYNERIKILRDIAPSGYVFALNYTISGPEYFDTSFPKAWQTIYQDRGYFLKDPIFLWTLTHTGYKRWSEIAFTSKSRVLQEATKYDLNYGAIFARRKGLTFSWCSISRPDRQLSDEELDLTDTLFVEFLDTIEDRSSLTREEILVLKAFANGSSQKEVAELHRISEGKVKNLVRSAKKKLGCKTLAQVVSTAVGNKLI, encoded by the coding sequence GTGGACGTTCTTCCTCTCCCAGACAAAATTATTAACTATAACGAACGAATAAAAATTCTGCGGGATATCGCACCGTCCGGCTATGTTTTTGCGCTGAATTACACAATTAGCGGGCCCGAGTATTTTGACACTTCCTTTCCCAAGGCATGGCAAACAATCTATCAGGATCGCGGTTATTTCCTAAAAGATCCAATATTCCTATGGACCCTCACACACACGGGTTACAAACGCTGGTCGGAAATTGCCTTCACCAGTAAAAGCAGGGTTTTACAAGAAGCAACGAAATACGATCTGAATTACGGAGCAATCTTTGCCCGTCGCAAAGGTTTAACATTTTCGTGGTGCTCCATAAGTCGCCCTGACCGGCAATTAAGTGACGAGGAGCTTGATCTTACCGATACCCTATTCGTTGAGTTTCTGGATACGATTGAGGATCGCAGTTCCCTAACCAGAGAGGAAATTCTGGTATTGAAAGCCTTTGCCAACGGATCCAGCCAAAAAGAAGTCGCCGAATTACATCGTATTAGCGAGGGCAAGGTGAAAAACCTTGTTCGATCTGCCAAAAAGAAACTGGGCTGCAAAACACTGGCACAAGTGGTTTCGACGGCTGTGGGCAATAAACTGATCTGA
- a CDS encoding acyl-homoserine-lactone synthase, with translation MNITVGNLCDQSGINSVINGFLKLRKQVFIEKMDWELISQDQIEYEQYDMITTTYVIAHEQGEVVGGARLVRTDTILPTTFGRTHYSYMIRDAYLGLLSGLPKELCYDEPPRDPKIWELTRFVVTDGARVGAAILEKVNEYLKEQGADSCLFLGPPAFMRMSKSMGYQPKPMGKIVANESGRFLAFSCDVV, from the coding sequence ATGAATATTACAGTCGGAAATCTATGTGATCAAAGTGGCATCAATAGTGTTATTAACGGGTTTCTTAAACTTAGGAAGCAGGTGTTCATCGAAAAGATGGATTGGGAGCTGATCTCGCAGGACCAGATCGAGTATGAGCAGTACGATATGATCACAACAACCTATGTTATCGCCCATGAACAAGGCGAGGTCGTTGGTGGCGCAAGGCTGGTTAGAACCGATACCATTTTACCAACAACATTTGGCAGGACGCATTATTCATACATGATCCGTGATGCCTATCTGGGCCTGCTATCGGGTTTACCCAAAGAGCTATGTTATGACGAGCCGCCGAGAGATCCCAAGATTTGGGAACTGACACGATTTGTGGTTACGGACGGCGCAAGGGTTGGCGCGGCTATTCTGGAAAAGGTGAATGAATACCTGAAAGAGCAGGGTGCCGATAGCTGTCTGTTTCTGGGCCCACCCGCGTTTATGCGAATGAGCAAAAGCATGGGTTATCAACCAAAACCGATGGGAAAAATTGTGGCCAATGAATCCGGAAGGTTTTTGGCATTTTCATGTGATGTTGTTTAG
- a CDS encoding efflux RND transporter periplasmic adaptor subunit has product MKRLMKYLVRFLSVTIPLGLGVLSIILFAGMKSLPSAKETSPRVTQVRVITLAPIPVVPRVFGYGSVSPTKEWRAVARVEGEILWASDNLENGLLAKAGEELVKIDPSGIELTLAQIDAQISAIDARDETVRINLETAEAELEISRADLARQRDLAARGTVPQTAVDQAVRQELASRTNINSLKNQLILNEAERKVLVAQRNIAVRDLGFTIIKAPFAMRIGEVSAQTGQFVNRGQVLFAAEGIEAVEIAAQFPIGRMSALMRGSQQTGTDGPTGLEAIVRLQSPVRTIKWAARVDRVGDLIDPRTQSINVVVVVDQPMQQARAGQKPPLRRNMFVEVELRAAERPALAVPANVIHGETVFVVNSDNKLEKRKLKIAYTIDGVAVIADGLSKGDRLVVSDLDIAMPGKTVKPVEDKTLKAQLAAEALGQETGK; this is encoded by the coding sequence ATGAAACGTCTTATGAAATATCTGGTCCGGTTCCTGTCTGTTACGATCCCATTGGGGCTGGGGGTGCTGTCGATCATCCTGTTTGCCGGCATGAAATCCCTGCCGTCGGCCAAGGAAACATCGCCGCGTGTGACGCAGGTGCGGGTTATCACGCTGGCACCTATTCCGGTTGTGCCCCGTGTATTCGGCTATGGCAGCGTCAGCCCAACCAAAGAATGGCGTGCGGTGGCGCGGGTCGAGGGGGAAATCCTTTGGGCATCGGACAATCTGGAAAACGGATTGCTGGCCAAAGCCGGTGAGGAACTGGTCAAGATCGACCCCAGCGGGATCGAGCTGACGCTGGCGCAGATCGACGCACAGATTTCCGCAATCGATGCACGGGACGAAACCGTGCGTATCAATCTGGAAACCGCCGAAGCCGAGCTGGAAATCAGCCGTGCGGATCTGGCCCGTCAGCGCGATCTGGCCGCGCGTGGTACCGTGCCGCAAACAGCTGTTGATCAGGCCGTGCGTCAAGAGCTTGCCTCGCGTACCAACATCAATTCCCTGAAGAACCAGCTGATCCTGAACGAAGCCGAGCGTAAGGTGCTTGTGGCCCAGCGCAATATTGCTGTGCGCGATCTGGGCTTCACTATTATCAAAGCCCCCTTTGCAATGCGGATTGGCGAAGTCAGCGCCCAGACCGGCCAGTTTGTGAACCGCGGGCAGGTTCTGTTTGCCGCCGAAGGGATCGAGGCTGTTGAGATCGCCGCCCAGTTCCCGATTGGCCGCATGTCTGCGCTGATGCGCGGCAGTCAGCAAACCGGAACGGATGGTCCGACCGGCCTTGAGGCTATTGTGCGTTTGCAATCCCCGGTGCGGACGATCAAATGGGCGGCACGGGTGGATCGGGTCGGGGATCTGATTGATCCGCGCACCCAGAGCATCAATGTGGTGGTGGTGGTGGATCAGCCTATGCAACAGGCCCGCGCCGGACAAAAACCACCCCTGCGCCGCAATATGTTCGTCGAGGTCGAATTGCGCGCGGCAGAGCGTCCGGCACTGGCCGTTCCCGCCAATGTCATTCACGGCGAAACGGTTTTTGTCGTCAACAGCGACAACAAGCTGGAAAAACGCAAACTGAAGATTGCCTATACCATCGACGGGGTGGCCGTGATTGCTGATGGCCTGAGCAAGGGCGACCGTCTGGTGGTCAGTGATCTGGATATCGCCATGCCCGGCAAAACCGTCAAACCCGTCGAGGATAAAACCCTCAAGGCGCAACTGGCCGCAGAAGCCCTTGGTCAGGAAACCGGCAAATGA
- a CDS encoding efflux RND transporter permease subunit, giving the protein MIRLFAAHPTAANILMVIIMVVGLIAVPQLQRDTFPVTPPSVVEVRITYPGAAPAEVERAICTRIEDPIRGVDYLDELRCVARDNIAVISAEIVEGADMGTFYDDVTSAVDTITTFPDEVDKPTSRVVERIATVASVAITGPDDPHVLFAYAQGFADRLKTHPMISQTVINGFSDREISIEIPAATLLRYGLSIDDVSNTLVRNSFDLPAGTMETPDGDALLRFVGERRKPEDFANIPLTSSALGAEVLLGEVAEITEQFANDYDTALFNGKRAAIVTVTKTPAQDALRVMDVMMKILDEERQNAPEGITLEVSTDSTSNIIDRLRIITDNGIQGLILVFFVMWLFFGLRFAFWVAMGLPVSFLGTIFVMQMAGLTINMITMVALLVAIGLLMDDAIVISENIVSRRHKGDSPLHAAINGTKQVLPGVIASFLTTAMIVGPLGLMAGKIGAVLKFLPIVLMVTLTVSLIEAFLILPHHLKHALKNPEPSRFSKAFSNAFDRFRDRVIAPMSMLSLKARYFTLGFAGFLILLSIAPIVGGQIKFQSFPNLESDTIEARLTLPQGTPLWRTEERVAQVVKALQTLNDELTPEQPDGATLVKNYTVFFGSNADTDETGAQLATVSASLLRAEARSTNVTQIVERWKQLTGPMPDMSGLRFTDKDRGVGGKPISIRLQGEDLDELKATAVEMRKFFRGFNGVRDVLDDLRPGKPEYIITLRPAAASALGVSAQSIAGQLRRAFRGDTPLQVQDRYGSLDVIARLQADDRNSASDVQDLRIAAADGTLVPLSAVAEVSQNRGYSRIQRIDGRRTVTVEGSINPNVANAVELMAALKQDFLPQLAQKRPDVDVIITGESQDTKESGGSLLTFLLIGLVGVYLILAFQFRSFIQPVAVFVAIPLGLIGVVWGHMLMGIQLSLPSLIGLATLAGIVVNDSILLVAFMKERYNEGAELIDAAKGAVRDRFRAIFLTSLTTVAGLGPLLFETSTQAQLLLPIVASLAFGLTIATMLSLFVTPAMFLVLHDIGLIRRAKPGDSEE; this is encoded by the coding sequence ATGATCCGCCTGTTTGCTGCCCATCCGACGGCTGCCAACATCCTGATGGTTATCATCATGGTGGTTGGCCTTATCGCCGTGCCGCAATTACAGCGCGACACATTTCCGGTAACCCCGCCCTCGGTGGTCGAGGTGCGCATCACCTATCCAGGTGCTGCCCCCGCCGAAGTGGAGCGGGCGATCTGCACCCGCATCGAAGACCCGATCCGCGGGGTTGATTATCTGGATGAATTGCGCTGCGTGGCCCGTGACAACATCGCGGTTATCAGCGCCGAAATCGTTGAAGGGGCCGATATGGGTACCTTTTATGACGACGTGACATCGGCAGTTGATACCATCACCACCTTCCCCGACGAGGTGGACAAACCAACCAGCCGCGTTGTTGAACGGATCGCCACGGTGGCCTCGGTCGCCATCACCGGACCGGATGATCCGCATGTGCTGTTCGCTTATGCACAGGGTTTTGCCGACCGGTTGAAAACCCATCCGATGATTTCGCAAACGGTAATCAACGGCTTTTCCGACCGCGAGATTTCGATCGAGATACCAGCGGCGACATTGCTTCGCTATGGGTTAAGCATTGATGATGTCTCCAATACCCTTGTGCGCAACAGTTTCGATTTGCCCGCAGGCACCATGGAAACTCCCGATGGCGATGCACTGTTGCGGTTTGTCGGTGAACGCCGCAAGCCCGAGGATTTCGCCAATATCCCGCTGACATCCTCGGCCCTTGGGGCCGAAGTTCTGTTAGGTGAAGTGGCCGAAATCACCGAGCAATTCGCCAATGATTACGACACCGCCCTGTTCAACGGCAAGCGCGCTGCCATTGTCACCGTCACCAAAACACCGGCACAGGATGCGCTGCGGGTGATGGATGTGATGATGAAGATTCTGGATGAAGAACGCCAGAACGCACCCGAGGGAATTACGTTGGAGGTTTCCACCGATTCCACCTCGAATATCATCGACCGGCTGCGGATCATCACCGACAACGGCATTCAGGGCCTGATACTGGTGTTTTTCGTCATGTGGCTGTTCTTTGGTCTGCGCTTTGCCTTTTGGGTGGCGATGGGGCTACCGGTATCATTTCTGGGCACCATCTTTGTTATGCAGATGGCCGGATTGACCATAAACATGATCACCATGGTTGCGTTGTTGGTGGCCATTGGTTTGTTGATGGATGACGCCATCGTTATATCCGAAAACATCGTCAGTCGTCGCCACAAAGGTGATTCACCACTGCACGCCGCGATCAATGGCACCAAACAGGTGCTGCCGGGGGTTATTGCATCATTTTTGACCACGGCGATGATTGTCGGGCCGCTGGGCCTGATGGCTGGTAAAATCGGGGCGGTGCTGAAATTCCTGCCGATCGTGCTGATGGTCACCCTAACCGTCAGTCTGATCGAGGCATTTCTGATCTTGCCGCATCATTTGAAACATGCGCTGAAAAACCCTGAACCGTCGCGGTTCAGCAAAGCATTCTCGAACGCCTTTGACCGGTTCCGTGACCGTGTGATCGCCCCGATGTCTATGCTGTCGCTAAAGGCGCGGTATTTTACGCTGGGTTTTGCGGGGTTCCTGATCCTGCTGTCCATCGCGCCAATCGTTGGCGGGCAGATCAAGTTCCAAAGTTTTCCCAATCTGGAAAGCGACACCATCGAGGCGCGTCTGACACTGCCCCAAGGCACGCCATTGTGGCGCACCGAAGAACGGGTGGCGCAGGTGGTCAAGGCCTTGCAAACCCTGAACGATGAACTGACCCCCGAACAGCCCGACGGCGCAACACTGGTGAAAAACTATACCGTCTTTTTTGGCAGCAACGCCGACACCGATGAAACCGGTGCGCAACTGGCCACGGTCAGCGCCAGCCTGTTGCGCGCCGAGGCCCGCAGTACCAACGTAACCCAGATCGTCGAACGCTGGAAACAGCTGACCGGCCCGATGCCGGATATGTCCGGCCTGCGCTTTACCGACAAGGATCGTGGCGTGGGCGGCAAGCCGATTTCGATCCGCCTACAGGGTGAAGATCTGGACGAACTAAAGGCCACCGCGGTCGAGATGCGCAAATTCTTTCGCGGTTTTAATGGTGTGCGCGATGTGCTGGATGACCTGCGCCCGGGCAAACCAGAATATATCATCACCCTGCGCCCTGCTGCTGCCAGCGCCCTTGGGGTTTCGGCCCAAAGCATCGCCGGCCAGTTGCGCCGCGCCTTTCGCGGGGACACACCTTTGCAGGTGCAGGACCGCTATGGATCGCTTGACGTGATCGCCCGCTTGCAGGCCGATGACCGTAATTCCGCCAGTGATGTGCAAGACCTGCGCATCGCTGCCGCCGACGGCACCCTGGTGCCGCTGTCGGCTGTGGCCGAGGTAAGCCAGAACCGCGGCTATTCCCGCATCCAGCGCATCGACGGGCGGCGCACCGTTACCGTCGAGGGGTCGATCAACCCGAATGTTGCCAATGCCGTTGAACTGATGGCCGCGCTAAAGCAGGATTTCCTGCCGCAACTGGCGCAAAAACGCCCCGATGTTGATGTTATCATAACCGGCGAAAGTCAGGACACCAAGGAAAGCGGCGGATCGCTGTTGACGTTTCTACTGATCGGGCTGGTCGGTGTTTACCTGATCCTGGCCTTCCAGTTCCGTAGCTTCATTCAGCCGGTGGCCGTATTCGTCGCTATTCCCTTGGGCCTGATCGGTGTGGTCTGGGGGCATATGTTGATGGGCATTCAACTGTCCTTGCCCAGCCTGATCGGGCTGGCCACTTTGGCCGGAATCGTGGTGAACGACAGTATCCTGCTGGTGGCCTTTATGAAGGAACGCTATAACGAAGGGGCCGAGCTGATCGACGCCGCCAAGGGGGCTGTGCGCGATCGGTTTCGCGCTATTTTCCTGACCTCGCTAACCACGGTGGCCGGTCTGGGGCCATTGCTGTTTGAAACCAGCACGCAGGCGCAATTGCTGTTGCCGATTGTTGCCAGCCTCGCATTTGGTCTAACGATTGCCACCATGCTGTCGCTGTTCGTCACGCCGGCAATGTTTTTGGTGCTGCATGACATCGGGCTGATCCGCCGCGCCAAACCCGGGGATAGCGAAGAGTGA
- a CDS encoding quaternary amine ABC transporter ATP-binding protein: MADNSIEVKGLYKIFGPHGEKYIQMVKDGISKEELNAKYGHVLGLKDINIKMPSARIQVIMGLSGSGKSTMIRHINRLIEPTVGEVIYQGQDICKMSKSDLLAFRRHKTAMVFQKFALLPHRTVLDNTLFGIGLQGVPRGKAEERARHWLNRVGLDGFEDNYPNQLSGGMQQRVGLARALTNDADILLMDEAFSALDPLIRMDMQTILLELQDELHKTIVFITHDLDEALRLGDRIAILRDGEVIQQGTGQEIVLHPADAYIADFVKEVNRGRVIKVDTIMSPKPSSSTLQIPTGSSLEIAAQKLTYSNENVAAITDTSGTAIGEITMKAVIDAMVTPATH; this comes from the coding sequence ATGGCTGATAACAGTATCGAGGTTAAAGGCCTTTATAAAATCTTTGGCCCGCATGGCGAAAAATATATCCAGATGGTCAAGGACGGCATATCCAAGGAGGAACTGAACGCCAAATACGGACATGTTCTGGGCCTGAAGGACATCAATATCAAAATGCCGTCAGCCAGAATACAGGTGATCATGGGGCTGTCGGGGTCGGGTAAATCCACCATGATCCGCCACATCAACCGCCTGATTGAACCCACTGTCGGCGAGGTGATCTATCAGGGACAGGACATTTGCAAAATGTCCAAATCCGATCTTCTGGCGTTTCGTCGCCATAAAACGGCGATGGTATTCCAGAAATTCGCCCTGCTGCCGCACCGCACGGTGCTCGACAACACCCTTTTCGGCATCGGGCTTCAGGGGGTTCCCCGCGGCAAAGCCGAAGAACGGGCGCGCCACTGGCTGAACCGCGTGGGACTGGACGGGTTCGAGGACAATTATCCCAACCAGTTGTCCGGCGGCATGCAACAGCGCGTTGGCCTTGCCCGCGCCCTGACCAATGACGCCGACATTCTGCTGATGGACGAAGCATTTTCAGCGCTTGACCCGCTGATCCGCATGGATATGCAAACCATCCTGCTGGAACTACAGGACGAATTGCACAAGACCATCGTCTTTATCACTCACGATCTGGACGAGGCCCTGCGCCTGGGGGATCGGATCGCCATCCTGCGTGATGGCGAGGTAATCCAGCAAGGCACGGGTCAGGAAATCGTGCTGCATCCGGCAGACGCCTATATCGCGGATTTTGTAAAAGAAGTGAACCGTGGGCGTGTGATCAAGGTGGATACGATCATGTCCCCCAAACCATCATCATCAACTTTGCAAATCCCGACCGGAAGCAGCCTTGAGATCGCAGCACAAAAACTGACGTACTCAAATGAAAACGTGGCGGCAATTACCGACACATCAGGAACAGCAATCGGCGAGATCACCATGAAAGCTGTCATTGACGCAATGGTAACACCAGCAACCCACTAA
- a CDS encoding ABC transporter permease, whose amino-acid sequence MSLKEMLPEYMTEFPEMGRADLRDLKKGIDQSFRTFTRENGEAIENFFYPLKMFMVWFEKLLLGTPWPLMIAVLCLLVWLGARSITMVIGTAIALLVIGYLGMWEDTMRTLALVSVSTFVCIAIGIPVGILMSKSDRIQAVIVPILDIMQTIPAFVYLIPVLMLLGIGKVPGLIAVCIYAIPPVVRLTNLGIRLVDKDVLEAADAFGASPRQKMMQVQLPLALPNLFAGVNQTIMMALAMVVVASLIGAHGLGSQVLKAVYNQYLTHGMMNGLAIVTIAIVFDRVSQKFGKRLQKHSEKIHG is encoded by the coding sequence ATGTCGCTGAAAGAAATGTTACCCGAATATATGACCGAATTTCCCGAAATGGGGCGCGCCGATTTGCGGGACCTGAAAAAAGGGATCGACCAGTCATTCCGCACTTTCACCCGTGAAAACGGCGAAGCCATCGAGAATTTCTTTTATCCGCTGAAGATGTTCATGGTGTGGTTTGAAAAGCTGTTGCTGGGAACACCCTGGCCCCTGATGATCGCGGTGTTGTGCCTGCTGGTCTGGCTGGGCGCCCGCAGTATTACAATGGTTATCGGAACAGCCATCGCGTTGCTGGTGATCGGTTATCTTGGCATGTGGGAAGACACCATGCGCACGCTAGCGCTGGTTTCAGTTTCAACATTCGTCTGCATTGCAATCGGTATTCCGGTTGGAATCCTGATGTCGAAATCCGACCGTATTCAGGCGGTAATCGTGCCCATTCTGGACATTATGCAAACCATTCCCGCCTTTGTTTACCTTATCCCCGTGCTGATGCTTCTGGGGATCGGCAAGGTGCCCGGCCTGATTGCGGTTTGCATTTACGCCATCCCGCCCGTGGTGCGCCTGACCAATCTTGGCATCCGGCTTGTGGACAAGGATGTGCTGGAGGCAGCCGATGCCTTCGGAGCCTCACCGCGACAAAAGATGATGCAGGTGCAACTGCCTTTGGCCCTGCCCAACCTGTTTGCCGGTGTAAACCAGACCATCATGATGGCCCTTGCGATGGTTGTTGTGGCCTCGCTTATCGGGGCGCATGGGCTGGGGTCACAAGTGCTCAAGGCTGTGTACAACCAGTATCTGACCCATGGCATGATGAACGGTTTGGCCATTGTTACAATCGCGATTGTATTTGACCGCGTCAGCCAGAAATTCGGCAAACGCCTGCAAAAACACTCGGAGAAGATCCATGGCTGA